The Stygiolobus azoricus genome window below encodes:
- a CDS encoding site-2 protease family protein, with product MNTTELFFVGLVVFWLALYLIKNKLERHGFQIYPFLLLWKKGTRSEWFPNIANKGYYKIFEKVALILGLMSMVGGISLVVYVFLNLINAYFISPSQIAQSQAPRLTPIIPGVTIGINQVPWLLLAIGISVTLHELAHAISATSNKIKVKGGGVLLILFFPGAFVEPDEDEFMGSPMSARLKVISAGIAVNLILAGIVFPFVFYLPPLISQGLQIVSEIPHYPAYNASIPVNSVIIAVGGHKVNTPEQFDYYLSQLTHVNITLLLPNGSVVTKTLNTTPDHKIGVYLTYYYPPILYAILDFAYWMFTINFSLALLNGAPLIITDGGKIFTELVKKVGLNENVSYTIQGLLLVVLIGAILLSLSPPQ from the coding sequence ATGAACACTACCGAGTTATTTTTCGTAGGGCTAGTAGTATTTTGGTTGGCTTTATACCTAATTAAGAATAAACTTGAAAGACACGGATTCCAAATATATCCTTTCCTTTTGCTCTGGAAAAAGGGAACGAGAAGTGAGTGGTTTCCAAATATTGCCAATAAAGGGTACTACAAAATTTTCGAGAAAGTAGCTCTTATTTTAGGACTTATGTCAATGGTGGGTGGAATATCACTAGTGGTATACGTGTTTCTGAATTTAATTAACGCTTATTTCATATCACCTAGTCAGATAGCACAATCTCAAGCACCGAGATTAACTCCAATTATCCCGGGTGTAACTATAGGGATCAATCAAGTACCTTGGTTATTGCTCGCCATCGGAATATCAGTGACTCTCCACGAACTTGCTCATGCAATATCTGCTACATCAAATAAAATTAAAGTGAAAGGAGGGGGTGTCTTACTAATTCTTTTCTTCCCTGGTGCTTTCGTTGAGCCAGATGAAGACGAATTCATGGGCTCTCCAATGTCTGCACGACTGAAAGTAATCTCAGCAGGGATAGCAGTGAACCTAATATTAGCTGGAATAGTTTTTCCCTTTGTGTTTTACCTACCGCCTTTAATCTCCCAAGGACTTCAAATAGTTTCTGAAATACCTCATTACCCAGCTTACAATGCATCAATACCAGTTAATTCAGTAATAATAGCTGTTGGCGGACATAAGGTAAATACTCCTGAGCAGTTCGACTACTATTTGAGCCAATTAACACATGTTAACATAACTTTACTACTTCCAAACGGTAGCGTGGTAACTAAAACTCTGAATACGACCCCAGACCACAAAATAGGAGTTTACTTAACTTACTATTACCCACCTATACTTTATGCTATATTAGACTTTGCGTACTGGATGTTCACAATAAACTTTAGTTTGGCGCTACTTAACGGTGCACCTCTAATAATTACTGACGGAGGAAAAATATTCACTGAGCTGGTCAAAAAAGTTGGATTAAATGAGAACGTGTCCTACACTATTCAAGGACTTCTCTTAGTAGTATTGATAGGAGCGATACTACTATCTCTCAGTCCTCCTCAATAA
- a CDS encoding phenylacetate--CoA ligase family protein, whose translation MSSVLAEYEAIHQELRRENFIRNVYPPDPSEKLWNKKVMTMPREELEKLKTFRLKRIVKWAWDNIPFYRNYWRSKGFEPGMIKGWKDVVKIPILRKDELRKDLQANPPFGTIMHPELAKRIRFVGATSGSTGLPTFQGWGALELDYFQEGQARYLWSFAGVKPTVVYANYLNMSGFYSWGPPVVETAMWRCGATAIAGGGETFFSWKNRHMLIFKLWKVDVFATTPWLHRLIGEEAKLEGWETPFKVLLLHGGAAAENTKKKLFQVHPNAKLAISVWGTTDGHMAIEVPGSEGQLVVWEDMEIFDIVDPKTDEPVSEGERGELIATLLNHFTMPLIRYSLGDYVKNEFITDPDPVYGITHMRFAEPIPGRVEWMFRVKGKLLFPIYVEDAVNEIPDTTGMFNLVIYDNEMDKLKIKIETRKELVDPQYDRQAKEILASRLGINPDDVEIEWLKPGQSVWTGYKLQVFLDQRKKK comes from the coding sequence ATGTCAAGTGTATTAGCCGAATATGAGGCGATTCATCAAGAACTCAGGAGAGAGAATTTTATAAGAAACGTATATCCTCCAGACCCCTCTGAGAAATTGTGGAACAAAAAAGTGATGACAATGCCCAGAGAAGAGTTAGAAAAGCTGAAGACATTCAGGCTTAAGAGAATAGTCAAATGGGCTTGGGATAACATTCCGTTTTACAGAAACTATTGGAGGAGTAAAGGCTTCGAGCCAGGCATGATCAAGGGCTGGAAAGATGTTGTGAAGATACCGATTCTGAGAAAAGATGAACTGAGAAAAGATCTTCAAGCTAATCCTCCGTTCGGAACTATAATGCATCCCGAGCTTGCCAAGAGAATAAGATTTGTAGGCGCTACATCTGGTTCTACGGGTCTTCCGACCTTCCAAGGTTGGGGTGCTTTAGAACTAGACTACTTCCAAGAGGGACAAGCTAGGTACCTTTGGTCTTTTGCTGGAGTAAAACCAACAGTAGTTTATGCCAATTACCTCAACATGAGCGGCTTCTATAGTTGGGGTCCCCCAGTAGTTGAAACTGCAATGTGGAGATGTGGTGCTACAGCGATTGCTGGAGGAGGAGAGACTTTCTTCTCATGGAAAAACAGACACATGTTGATATTCAAATTGTGGAAAGTCGACGTATTCGCAACAACCCCATGGCTGCACAGACTTATTGGAGAGGAAGCTAAGCTTGAAGGATGGGAAACACCATTCAAAGTCCTACTACTCCACGGAGGGGCTGCGGCAGAAAATACAAAGAAGAAACTATTCCAAGTACACCCTAACGCTAAGTTAGCCATAAGTGTTTGGGGTACTACTGACGGCCATATGGCCATAGAGGTACCTGGTTCGGAAGGACAATTGGTAGTGTGGGAGGACATGGAGATATTCGATATAGTAGATCCTAAGACCGATGAACCAGTTTCCGAAGGGGAGAGAGGAGAGCTAATAGCAACATTGTTAAATCATTTCACCATGCCTTTGATCAGGTACAGCCTAGGTGATTATGTAAAGAACGAGTTCATAACAGATCCTGATCCAGTATATGGTATTACTCACATGAGATTCGCAGAACCTATACCTGGAAGGGTTGAATGGATGTTCAGAGTGAAAGGTAAACTATTATTCCCAATATATGTTGAAGACGCTGTAAATGAGATACCTGATACGACCGGTATGTTCAACCTTGTGATTTACGATAACGAAATGGATAAGCTGAAGATTAAGATAGAGACAAGAAAGGAATTAGTTGATCCTCAATACGACAGACAAGCTAAGGAGATTCTAGCCAGTAGATTAGGTATAAATCCTGATGACGTAGAGATAGAGTGGTTAAAACCTGGTCAGAGCGTCTGGACTGGATATAAGTTACAAGTCTTCCTTGATCAGAGAAAGAAGAAATAA
- a CDS encoding 4-hydroxyphenylacetate 3-hydroxylase family protein, which produces MGLRTGEQYLEAIKVRNKAEIYVMGKEVKDVTTHPFLKPSIMAFKATFDAPWEEDTKELARAWSPFINEEVNRFNHIHRSSDDLAAKVKLLRKISHKTGACFQRCVGFDALNTLYIITELMAQKGKTEPKERFVEYLKTVQKKDLALAGAMTDAKGVRTLKPSQQKNKDAYVRVTEVTKDGIYVSGAKANITGVAASEEIVVLPTRAMGPEDQDYAIAFSIPTDTEGIKIIVGRQLNDARRMEGGDIDALPYFYNHEGLVIFDNVFVPMERVFLLRDWQYTSQLVEIFSAYHRQGYGGCKAGLGDVIIGATYNLAKQVGVEKASHIQEKLTEEIFLTETMYAAGIAASLNAVQPCPNCWWVNPMHANVTKHLVARFPAQISQLAIDVAGGIIGTAPSEWDLKNPKLREYIAKYLQGVEGYTAEDRLRMVRLLENVSIGVAFMIESVHGAGSPAAQRIMFSRLYDLNYSEEVAKKLAGMKSNVKFTEKAEPWRESETEKLAKSKSIEEKKQQ; this is translated from the coding sequence ATGGGACTAAGAACTGGTGAGCAATATTTAGAGGCAATAAAAGTTAGGAACAAGGCTGAAATTTACGTGATGGGTAAAGAAGTAAAAGACGTAACCACTCACCCATTTCTTAAACCTTCAATAATGGCATTTAAGGCTACCTTTGATGCTCCGTGGGAAGAGGATACCAAGGAGCTTGCAAGGGCATGGAGTCCTTTCATTAACGAAGAAGTAAACAGATTTAATCATATTCACAGATCGTCAGATGACTTAGCCGCTAAGGTAAAACTCTTAAGAAAAATAAGCCATAAAACTGGAGCTTGTTTCCAGAGGTGCGTAGGTTTTGACGCACTTAACACATTGTATATCATAACGGAGTTAATGGCACAAAAGGGTAAGACTGAGCCTAAAGAAAGATTTGTTGAGTACTTGAAGACTGTTCAAAAGAAGGACTTAGCATTAGCCGGAGCGATGACAGATGCAAAAGGAGTCAGGACATTGAAGCCGAGTCAGCAAAAGAACAAAGACGCTTACGTGAGAGTTACAGAAGTAACAAAAGATGGTATATACGTTTCCGGTGCAAAAGCAAACATTACAGGTGTAGCTGCCAGCGAAGAAATAGTAGTACTCCCAACTAGGGCAATGGGTCCTGAAGATCAAGACTACGCTATAGCATTCTCTATACCTACTGACACAGAAGGGATTAAGATCATAGTTGGAAGACAATTAAACGACGCAAGGAGAATGGAAGGAGGAGACATAGATGCATTACCTTATTTCTACAATCATGAGGGGCTGGTAATATTTGACAACGTATTTGTTCCAATGGAAAGGGTGTTCTTACTAAGGGACTGGCAATACACTTCACAGCTCGTGGAAATATTCTCTGCATACCATAGGCAAGGTTACGGAGGATGTAAAGCAGGTCTGGGTGATGTAATAATCGGAGCCACATACAACTTAGCAAAGCAAGTTGGAGTTGAGAAAGCTTCTCACATTCAAGAAAAGTTAACAGAAGAGATTTTCCTCACTGAGACAATGTATGCTGCAGGAATTGCCGCAAGTCTAAATGCGGTTCAGCCTTGTCCTAACTGCTGGTGGGTAAACCCTATGCACGCAAATGTTACAAAGCACCTAGTAGCTAGGTTTCCCGCACAGATATCACAATTAGCAATAGACGTAGCAGGAGGAATTATAGGAACTGCTCCAAGCGAGTGGGATCTAAAGAACCCTAAACTAAGAGAGTATATTGCAAAATACTTACAAGGAGTAGAAGGTTATACTGCTGAAGATAGATTAAGAATGGTAAGGCTTTTAGAGAACGTGAGCATTGGTGTTGCTTTTATGATAGAGTCAGTTCATGGTGCTGGTAGTCCAGCTGCCCAGAGAATAATGTTCAGTAGGCTCTATGACTTAAACTATTCAGAAGAAGTAGCAAAGAAGTTAGCTGGAATGAAATCTAATGTGAAGTTCACTGAAAAAGCAGAACCGTGGAGAGAGAGTGAAACCGAGAAGTTAGCGAAAAGTAAGTCAATTGAAGAGAAAAAGCAACAGTAA
- a CDS encoding nucleotidyltransferase domain-containing protein → MEVEYSERHWKLLAEKRDRALRILSTLRMLGQEGFAYGSVARGDVHEDSDIDVVVFSPDILKLDLLNADHKFIVQATPFSTPKAYISLDSDEKEVISFPLSKMSRKEVEFYYFGGLVSTQDIEKGIRVPGVNKKLMIIIPTERGHMEIPLRGNEDYAAKVLKNVSYDTILERERLLTKREDRGHSGVFLKYELDREESFENAIRNLYKANKYFRRALDVKR, encoded by the coding sequence ATGGAAGTAGAATATAGTGAGAGGCATTGGAAGTTGTTAGCTGAAAAGAGAGATAGGGCTTTACGTATTCTCTCTACACTACGTATGTTGGGGCAAGAAGGTTTTGCATATGGTTCCGTTGCAAGAGGAGACGTTCATGAGGATAGTGATATAGACGTGGTGGTATTTTCGCCGGACATCTTGAAACTTGACTTGTTAAATGCTGATCACAAGTTCATTGTTCAAGCTACACCTTTTTCGACTCCGAAAGCTTATATTTCTTTAGACTCCGATGAAAAAGAGGTTATCTCTTTCCCGTTATCCAAAATGTCGAGAAAGGAAGTAGAGTTTTATTATTTTGGTGGGCTGGTTTCTACTCAAGATATAGAAAAAGGAATAAGAGTTCCTGGAGTAAACAAGAAGTTAATGATAATTATCCCTACGGAAAGAGGTCACATGGAAATACCTCTCAGAGGTAACGAGGATTATGCAGCAAAAGTTTTGAAGAACGTATCTTACGACACAATTTTAGAACGTGAAAGACTATTGACTAAAAGAGAAGATAGGGGTCACTCAGGTGTATTTCTTAAATACGAATTGGACAGAGAGGAGAGTTTTGAGAACGCTATCAGGAATTTATATAAGGCTAACAAATATTTCCGTAGAGCTCTTGATGTTAAGAGGTAG
- a CDS encoding DUF1122 family protein: MLRGRVGNRLEIESKDVRPTHIKELKTFLVFINGKLLGKAYYFSGRGYYTPWLEIDYDPWLRDEGLEDEFFSFVYHFLPPGGKFFVTYLKDPETRKMLIQGYNPADTPLGFSLIKAGFTWFKDWYFPEGGNEGIPKLQANKAYNEEDEMRELKELLGEVKREDVRKYIEERIAKGKS; the protein is encoded by the coding sequence ATGTTAAGAGGTAGGGTAGGAAATCGACTCGAGATAGAAAGTAAAGACGTTAGACCTACGCACATTAAGGAATTAAAAACATTTCTAGTGTTTATTAACGGGAAATTGTTAGGTAAAGCTTACTACTTTTCTGGAAGGGGTTATTACACTCCTTGGCTAGAGATAGATTATGATCCATGGTTGAGAGATGAAGGACTAGAAGACGAATTTTTCTCCTTTGTGTATCATTTCTTACCACCTGGTGGGAAGTTTTTCGTGACCTATTTGAAAGACCCAGAAACCAGGAAGATGCTAATTCAAGGATACAATCCTGCAGATACCCCACTGGGTTTTTCCCTAATTAAAGCGGGGTTTACTTGGTTTAAGGACTGGTATTTTCCCGAAGGCGGTAACGAAGGGATTCCTAAATTACAGGCTAATAAGGCTTACAATGAAGAGGACGAAATGAGGGAGTTAAAGGAGCTATTAGGTGAAGTTAAAAGGGAGGATGTAAGGAAATATATTGAAGAGAGAATTGCTAAAGGGAAATCCTGA
- a CDS encoding transcriptional regulator, whose amino-acid sequence MIPAIRSILAQELIKRGYSQKDIAELLGISVAEVNYLIKGKRGDLEIKKELENDEDFVDLINSFVNKLLNEKDNEDVVISLCPLCSYARRKVLKQDSACPYDI is encoded by the coding sequence GTGATACCTGCAATTAGGAGTATTTTAGCTCAGGAGTTAATTAAAAGAGGTTATTCTCAAAAAGATATAGCTGAACTACTCGGTATATCTGTTGCGGAGGTAAACTATCTTATTAAAGGTAAGAGAGGAGACTTAGAAATAAAGAAAGAGCTGGAAAACGATGAAGACTTCGTCGATTTAATAAATTCCTTTGTAAATAAACTATTAAATGAGAAAGATAACGAGGATGTTGTGATCTCACTATGCCCTCTATGCAGTTACGCTAGGAGAAAAGTCTTAAAACAGGATTCGGCTTGTCCTTATGATAT
- a CDS encoding 3-hydroxyacyl-CoA dehydrogenase: MMISKIAVVGAGTMGHGIAEVAALSGFEVALIDISWDFLNKAKERISESLNKLAERKQISDAKAVLDRISFNTSYDIAKDADFAIEAVPEKLELKRTVFRTLDTVMPSHAVLATNTSSIPISDIAEATNRKEKVIGMHFFNPPVIMKLVEVIPSKYTNRETIDLTIDLAKKMNKIPVSLKYEIPGFVSNRIFIRLLQEACREVESGEAKIEEVDSTARNKLKLPMGLFELADYVGLDVVVDIWNVLVVRGTPDVNCLMFKTKVNEKNLGVKTGKGFYTYPAPGKYAKVQLPESSKVDPARLLSLAVNEASWMIENGIVSAKDVDTVMIYGFNFPKGLMEMADEVGLDKILKNLEDIYSKGYQAYKPTELLSKLVSEGKIGKSKGEGFHKY; encoded by the coding sequence ATGATGATTAGTAAAATAGCTGTAGTTGGAGCAGGTACAATGGGACATGGAATAGCTGAGGTAGCTGCACTTTCTGGGTTTGAAGTTGCTCTAATAGACATATCTTGGGATTTTTTAAATAAGGCTAAAGAACGCATTTCAGAGTCCCTGAACAAGCTAGCAGAAAGAAAACAGATAAGTGATGCTAAAGCTGTCTTGGATAGAATATCCTTTAACACCTCTTATGACATTGCTAAAGATGCAGATTTTGCCATTGAGGCTGTTCCTGAAAAGCTAGAGCTTAAGAGAACTGTGTTCAGGACTTTAGACACTGTTATGCCGTCACATGCAGTCTTGGCAACTAACACGTCGTCTATCCCCATTTCAGATATAGCAGAGGCGACAAATAGAAAGGAGAAAGTGATAGGGATGCACTTCTTTAATCCTCCAGTTATAATGAAACTCGTGGAAGTAATTCCAAGTAAATACACAAATCGAGAAACAATAGACTTAACAATAGACTTAGCTAAAAAAATGAATAAGATCCCCGTGAGTTTAAAATATGAAATACCAGGCTTTGTCTCTAATAGGATATTTATCAGACTACTTCAGGAAGCATGTAGGGAAGTAGAGAGCGGAGAAGCTAAAATAGAAGAAGTTGATAGTACTGCTAGGAATAAACTTAAGTTACCAATGGGCTTATTTGAACTTGCTGATTACGTAGGACTCGACGTGGTAGTAGATATTTGGAATGTACTGGTTGTCAGAGGAACTCCTGATGTAAACTGCTTAATGTTCAAAACCAAAGTAAACGAGAAAAACTTGGGGGTTAAAACAGGAAAAGGATTCTATACATACCCCGCCCCCGGTAAATACGCTAAAGTCCAACTGCCCGAATCAAGCAAGGTCGATCCTGCTAGGTTGCTCTCACTTGCCGTTAATGAAGCTAGTTGGATGATAGAAAATGGTATAGTGTCTGCTAAGGACGTAGATACGGTAATGATATATGGTTTCAACTTCCCAAAGGGGTTAATGGAGATGGCAGATGAAGTAGGTCTAGATAAGATATTGAAGAACCTCGAGGACATATATTCTAAGGGTTATCAAGCGTATAAGCCCACGGAGCTTCTTAGCAAACTTGTGTCTGAAGGTAAGATCGGGAAGAGCAAAGGAGAAGGCTTTCACAAATATTAA
- a CDS encoding radical SAM protein — MKRELLKGNPDIGVYTALPKGCELCRLGGKLVVYITGECGDSCYYCPVSKERFGKDVMYANEAKVETLRDFLYEAYRMNALGAGITGGDPILALNRVVRLIRMLKDEFSSDFHVHLYTSGRYVTYDVLRELQAVGLDEIRFHPVKDEYFKAIEKALNFNFDVGIEIPSIPHEKDYLEKVIKWGIEKGVKFININELELTERNFQPLNVQGYKVNHGLTGVKESAEVALSLLRKYETCNLALHYCSSVYKDVVETRTRFLRIIKYSSKPYEQGTPEGTVVRAIVRSNMDLSDYGEKIGEGVWAISPEFSNLFSEVLLVEEHPDQRRLRISEKLVYPKSE; from the coding sequence TTGAAGAGAGAATTGCTAAAGGGAAATCCTGACATAGGTGTTTATACTGCATTACCCAAAGGTTGCGAATTATGTAGGTTAGGGGGTAAGCTCGTAGTTTATATAACCGGAGAGTGTGGAGATAGCTGCTATTATTGTCCTGTAAGTAAAGAAAGGTTCGGTAAAGATGTAATGTATGCTAATGAGGCGAAGGTAGAGACACTACGTGATTTCCTATATGAAGCTTACAGAATGAACGCCTTAGGGGCTGGGATCACTGGTGGAGATCCAATATTAGCACTCAACCGAGTTGTAAGATTGATCAGAATGTTAAAAGATGAGTTTTCTTCAGACTTTCACGTTCATCTTTACACTAGTGGTAGGTATGTAACTTACGACGTTTTAAGAGAGTTACAAGCTGTAGGTTTAGATGAGATAAGATTTCACCCAGTTAAAGATGAGTACTTTAAAGCTATTGAGAAGGCTCTTAACTTCAATTTTGACGTGGGAATAGAAATTCCCTCAATACCTCATGAAAAAGATTATCTCGAAAAAGTCATTAAGTGGGGTATTGAGAAGGGAGTCAAATTTATCAATATAAATGAATTGGAGCTTACGGAGAGGAATTTCCAACCCCTTAACGTTCAAGGGTATAAGGTTAACCACGGTCTTACGGGGGTAAAGGAGAGCGCTGAAGTAGCGTTATCACTACTCAGAAAATATGAGACGTGTAATTTAGCATTACATTACTGTAGTTCAGTCTATAAAGACGTGGTTGAGACTAGAACTAGATTTTTGCGGATAATCAAGTATTCCTCCAAACCTTACGAGCAGGGGACTCCTGAGGGAACAGTAGTAAGGGCTATTGTCAGGAGTAATATGGACTTGTCGGATTACGGAGAGAAGATAGGCGAGGGTGTATGGGCTATTTCACCTGAGTTCTCTAACCTTTTTTCGGAGGTATTATTAGTAGAAGAACACCCAGACCAGAGGAGATTAAGAATATCAGAAAAGTTAGTTTATCCTAAATCTGAGTAG
- a CDS encoding putative integrase — MANRLVFSAEQYKIRQRGKKYYVYKAEKVDGSNIKETYIGPLVKTIES; from the coding sequence TTGGCTAATAGGCTGGTTTTCTCAGCTGAGCAATACAAGATACGTCAAAGAGGTAAGAAGTATTATGTTTACAAGGCAGAGAAGGTTGATGGCAGTAACATAAAGGAAACTTACATTGGCCCCTTAGTTAAGACAATTGAATCTTAA
- the lysS gene encoding lysine--tRNA ligase: MKWDERRIAIIEELKKQGINPYPQKYEITHTIPEIRKFERSDKPTEPFIFDISTAGRVANVRRHGKISFVDIFDEGERLQLQLRVNDLGEKYENFFKIVDRGDIIGVRGDLFYTMKGELTLRVKDYAMLAKALIEPPDWTKMSPEFRYAHRYVDFLYNDSARKAMEIRHTTIRTIREFLYSKGFVEVETPILQPVYGGALARPFKSHVNYLNEDWYLRISLELYLKRYIVGGFDKVFEIGKVFRNEDIDVTHNPEFTLLELYWAYADYNDIMKLTEQMIQEVVRKVKSNDLKLTYTITGKEYTIEFSQFRKVPMLDAVSEALGKNVEEMTDEQLKELMKKYELRPRGDTYVRGLMIEKLFDKLVVPNLIQPTFVIDYPIETTPLCKPHRSKPGLVERFELFIAGMELANAYTELNDPILQDQLFRQEQEMFKRGDEEAHPYDKDFIRALSYGMPPTGGLGIGIDRLVMLLTNNMSIKEVIPFPMLSAKLIEED; the protein is encoded by the coding sequence TTGAAATGGGATGAACGAAGGATAGCCATCATAGAGGAGTTGAAGAAACAAGGGATAAATCCCTATCCACAAAAATATGAAATAACCCACACTATCCCTGAGATAAGAAAATTTGAAAGGAGTGATAAACCTACTGAACCCTTCATATTCGATATTTCTACTGCTGGTAGGGTGGCTAATGTAAGGCGTCACGGAAAGATATCTTTTGTAGACATATTTGATGAGGGTGAAAGGTTACAACTACAGCTCAGAGTGAATGACCTAGGAGAGAAATACGAGAACTTCTTTAAGATCGTAGATCGTGGGGATATAATAGGTGTAAGAGGAGACTTATTCTACACAATGAAGGGAGAGCTAACACTTAGAGTAAAAGATTACGCTATGTTGGCAAAGGCACTGATAGAGCCTCCGGATTGGACTAAGATGTCCCCAGAGTTCCGTTACGCCCACAGATATGTAGATTTTCTCTACAATGACTCAGCGAGAAAGGCTATGGAAATCCGTCATACTACTATAAGAACTATTAGAGAATTTTTGTACTCTAAAGGTTTCGTGGAAGTTGAGACCCCAATTTTGCAGCCAGTATACGGCGGAGCGTTAGCAAGGCCTTTTAAGAGTCATGTTAACTATCTCAATGAGGACTGGTATCTAAGAATATCATTAGAGCTTTACCTCAAGAGGTATATTGTTGGAGGTTTCGATAAGGTCTTTGAAATAGGTAAAGTCTTCAGAAATGAGGATATAGACGTTACTCACAACCCCGAGTTCACGTTGTTAGAACTCTACTGGGCTTATGCAGATTATAATGATATTATGAAGTTAACCGAACAAATGATCCAAGAGGTTGTCAGGAAGGTTAAAAGTAACGATCTTAAGCTAACGTATACGATTACAGGAAAGGAATATACAATAGAGTTTTCCCAGTTCAGGAAAGTACCCATGTTAGATGCGGTATCGGAAGCTTTGGGCAAGAACGTTGAGGAGATGACTGATGAACAATTAAAGGAGCTTATGAAGAAGTACGAACTGAGACCCAGAGGTGACACCTACGTTAGGGGACTTATGATAGAGAAATTATTCGATAAGTTAGTAGTTCCCAATTTGATTCAGCCTACGTTCGTAATAGATTATCCGATAGAGACTACGCCCCTTTGTAAGCCTCATAGATCAAAACCGGGACTTGTTGAGAGGTTCGAGCTTTTCATAGCTGGTATGGAGTTAGCTAACGCATACACCGAGCTTAATGACCCTATCCTACAAGACCAGTTGTTCAGACAAGAGCAGGAAATGTTTAAGAGAGGGGACGAAGAGGCTCACCCCTACGATAAGGACTTTATCAGGGCGCTAAGTTACGGGATGCCACCGACTGGTGGGCTTGGTATAGGTATAGATAGGCTCGTGATGCTGCTCACAAACAATATGAGTATCAAAGAAGTTATACCCTTCCCGATGTTGAGTGCTAAGCTTATTGAGGAGGACTGA
- a CDS encoding GNAT family N-acetyltransferase, producing the protein MSLELQVNYRKAEEKDWEKVLELYNSLSPEDLYLRFFSYHRLAPEEAKKIVSGGDHYTIVAESEGKIIGEGTLYNDGEFALVVHPNYRRIGIGTEIVRKLIEKAKEDKLCGVKFYTLPDNYPMIRIGKKLGFTISEDVDEVFGYLKLNCS; encoded by the coding sequence ATGAGTTTGGAGCTACAAGTAAATTATCGTAAAGCGGAGGAAAAAGATTGGGAAAAAGTTCTAGAACTTTATAACTCTTTATCGCCTGAAGATCTTTATTTACGTTTCTTTTCTTATCATAGGCTTGCACCCGAAGAAGCAAAAAAGATAGTGAGCGGAGGGGATCATTACACTATAGTAGCCGAATCTGAAGGAAAAATAATAGGAGAAGGAACTTTATATAATGATGGTGAATTCGCTCTAGTCGTTCACCCAAATTATAGAAGAATAGGGATAGGAACTGAGATTGTGAGAAAATTGATAGAGAAGGCTAAAGAAGATAAATTGTGTGGAGTGAAATTTTACACTCTACCAGATAATTATCCCATGATAAGAATAGGGAAAAAGCTCGGATTTACGATTAGTGAAGATGTTGATGAGGTTTTTGGTTATTTAAAGCTAAATTGTAGTTAA
- the sul7d gene encoding Sul7d family chromatin protein, which translates to MAKVKFKYKGEEKEVDTSKIKKVWRVGKMISFTYDDNGKTGRGAVSEKDAPKELLDMLAKAEKGK; encoded by the coding sequence ATGGCGAAGGTAAAGTTCAAGTATAAGGGAGAAGAGAAAGAAGTAGATACTTCAAAGATAAAGAAGGTTTGGAGAGTAGGAAAAATGATATCCTTCACTTATGACGACAATGGCAAGACTGGCAGGGGGGCTGTAAGCGAGAAAGACGCTCCCAAAGAGCTATTAGACATGTTAGCAAAGGCTGAGAAAGGAAAGTAA